The following proteins are co-located in the Vibrio azureus genome:
- a CDS encoding ABC transporter permease, translating into MLLPVVKALLGHYRRHPLQLVLVWLGLTLAVSLLVGVTSINQHAQKSYETGEKLFLNPFPYRIRTKFSANKIPQGFYVQLRQAGFYQCVPFDVQYLETQSGANLTLLGVDPVSLIPLYQGKTLGDFSMLSLMKAPYPVLVSQQLAEHMDWDNGDFIALNDGLQLGPLAIDNENMIAGSRLIADISLLRELKRSSSLSTIACGEMSNEKLNVLKRLLPNGMKLVRNGRTELESLTRAFHTNLTGLGMLSFLVGLFIFYQAMSLSFIQRQRLVGILRQNGVSGVQLAKALMFELTFLILVAWACGNVLGLVLANKLIPAVSSSLSELYDANIGLSVGWSWDSSLYSLLMATLGAGLACFWPLVRLINSQPIRLSSRLSLLRFTGREFSWQALLACAFCVACIAVYQAPRTLESGFTIIVMMLLSVTLFTPFVMWHIFHSLSQSLRWIRARWFFADAAASMSYRGVAMMAFMLALAANIGVETMVGSFRDTTDKWLNQRLVADLYIYPTNSSATRVSSWLAKQPEVDSVWWRWEKDILAEKGALQIVSTGASQGELSSLPVKLGVPNYWLQLHHTQSVMVSESMALRHDISPGDAIALYPTLDKKWEVAGIYYDYGNPYDQVLMSHRNWLNEFAGTGNIGLGVLLKESTSGEGLQERLTQLFRLPQDEIIDNKSIYNQAMRVFDNTFSIAGTLGNITLIIAVFGLFFATLAGESSRQRHFALLRCMGVSGKELVLLGGVQLFVLGALSAIVAIPLGLALAHLIVDMVMKQSFGWSLELHTIPWKYMQTIAWAMFSIMLAGALPVFRMIKRTPMKSLRDAL; encoded by the coding sequence ATGCTATTGCCCGTAGTTAAAGCACTACTTGGGCATTATCGACGCCATCCTCTGCAACTTGTACTTGTTTGGCTTGGACTAACACTAGCCGTCTCCCTACTCGTTGGTGTGACCTCAATTAACCAGCATGCTCAAAAGAGTTACGAAACGGGAGAAAAACTGTTCCTCAACCCCTTTCCTTATAGGATTAGAACAAAGTTTTCAGCCAATAAAATACCTCAAGGCTTTTATGTTCAATTACGTCAAGCGGGTTTTTACCAGTGTGTGCCTTTTGATGTCCAGTACCTTGAAACCCAATCTGGGGCAAATTTAACTTTGTTAGGGGTGGACCCAGTGTCTTTGATACCATTGTATCAGGGTAAAACGCTAGGTGACTTTTCAATGCTTTCTTTGATGAAAGCGCCATATCCCGTTTTAGTGAGTCAACAATTAGCCGAGCATATGGATTGGGATAATGGTGATTTTATTGCTTTAAATGATGGCCTTCAGCTAGGGCCTTTAGCGATTGATAATGAAAATATGATTGCAGGCAGTCGGCTTATTGCTGATATATCCTTACTTCGTGAATTGAAACGTTCGTCTAGCTTATCAACCATTGCTTGTGGGGAAATGAGCAATGAAAAGCTCAATGTGCTAAAACGCCTCCTACCTAATGGTATGAAGCTTGTGCGAAATGGGCGTACTGAATTGGAATCATTAACCAGAGCTTTCCATACCAATTTAACGGGGTTGGGAATGTTATCATTTTTGGTTGGCCTGTTTATTTTCTATCAAGCCATGTCTTTATCATTTATACAACGCCAGCGCTTGGTGGGTATATTGCGTCAAAACGGGGTGAGTGGTGTTCAGCTAGCTAAAGCCTTGATGTTTGAGCTGACTTTTTTGATTTTGGTTGCCTGGGCTTGCGGTAATGTGCTGGGGCTTGTTTTAGCTAATAAGTTAATACCGGCCGTATCAAGCAGTTTGAGTGAGCTATACGATGCCAATATTGGTTTGTCTGTCGGCTGGTCTTGGGACTCAAGTTTGTATAGTTTATTAATGGCTACCTTAGGAGCTGGCCTTGCGTGTTTTTGGCCTTTAGTCCGGCTTATCAATTCACAGCCAATTCGCTTGTCGTCTCGACTGTCATTATTGCGTTTCACTGGCAGAGAGTTCTCTTGGCAGGCTTTATTGGCTTGTGCGTTTTGTGTTGCATGTATTGCTGTCTATCAGGCTCCTCGAACACTGGAATCAGGTTTTACAATTATAGTAATGATGTTGCTTAGTGTGACATTATTCACTCCATTCGTGATGTGGCATATATTTCACAGTTTATCTCAATCTTTGCGTTGGATTAGGGCTCGTTGGTTTTTTGCCGATGCCGCAGCAAGTATGAGCTACAGAGGTGTTGCGATGATGGCCTTTATGCTTGCTTTAGCCGCTAATATTGGTGTAGAAACCATGGTTGGCAGTTTCCGAGATACAACCGATAAATGGCTGAACCAAAGGCTTGTTGCGGATCTTTATATTTATCCTACTAACAGCTCTGCGACGCGGGTGAGTAGTTGGCTTGCTAAACAGCCTGAAGTAGATAGTGTTTGGTGGCGATGGGAAAAAGATATCCTCGCAGAAAAAGGAGCTTTACAAATTGTCAGCACAGGTGCATCTCAGGGAGAATTAAGTTCCTTACCTGTAAAATTAGGCGTTCCTAACTACTGGCTGCAACTTCATCATACACAAAGCGTTATGGTCAGTGAATCAATGGCATTGAGGCATGATATCTCACCGGGTGATGCAATTGCTTTATATCCTACATTAGATAAAAAGTGGGAAGTCGCAGGTATTTACTACGATTATGGTAATCCTTATGACCAAGTTCTGATGTCACACCGAAATTGGTTAAATGAGTTTGCTGGGACCGGAAATATCGGCTTAGGTGTGTTATTGAAGGAAAGTACTAGCGGAGAAGGTTTACAGGAACGCTTAACTCAGTTATTTCGCCTGCCACAAGATGAAATAATTGACAATAAAAGTATCTATAACCAAGCCATGAGGGTGTTTGATAATACCTTTTCTATTGCTGGGACGTTGGGAAATATTACATTAATCATTGCGGTCTTTGGCTTGTTTTTTGCGACCTTAGCAGGTGAATCTTCACGTCAGAGACATTTTGCTCTACTCCGGTGTATGGGAGTATCAGGAAAAGAGTTGGTACTACTTGGAGGCGTCCAGTTGTTTGTATTAGGCGCTTTATCAGCTATTGTGGCTATTCCCTTAGGTCTTGCGTTGGCACATTTAATTGTCGATATGGTAATGAAGCAGTCATTTGGTTGGTCATTAGAGTTGCACACAATACCTTGGAAATACATGCAGACAATTGCTTGGGCTATGTTCTCTATTATGCTTGCTGGGGCTTTACCTGTTTTCAGAATGATCAAGCGTACACCGATGAAATCACTTAGAGATGCTTTGTAG
- a CDS encoding lipocalin-like domain-containing protein, giving the protein MEEKNYKKIGQLLSYLAFVIIGLVLASAFYFKPWLAENDVFDNTIKSADLHQGSYDEAAVIFEPVIPDKSASLPQDFGVHPSYQHEWWNYYATTQGNNGKNYFIQWSFFRIATDERKDRGWQSPQLYLSHIVVSDGSQAWKEQRIARGGIGQAGMKSAPFQLWVDNWKWRSMGATPFPGTLEVSTDLLSVHLMSKTSGPFVVNGDKGFQVKHKLQSIASFNFSAPFLSIKGTLNLNGQSVRVEGDAWVNKEWGSGLIGNEQQGWDWFAFHLEDGRSLMVNRYRYQGKMPYLSGTLATRSGEIVFLDDKELMIDPIKNTQISEQRLMPLDWHIRIPKYNINLTTQVIRKEMWLPFLFPYWEGPITATGSQQAHGFMQLVGY; this is encoded by the coding sequence GTGGAAGAAAAAAATTACAAAAAAATAGGTCAACTTCTATCATATTTGGCTTTCGTGATCATTGGCTTGGTACTGGCGAGTGCTTTTTATTTTAAGCCTTGGCTTGCTGAAAATGACGTGTTTGACAATACGATCAAATCCGCGGACCTTCATCAGGGGTCTTACGATGAAGCGGCTGTGATCTTTGAGCCTGTCATTCCAGATAAATCGGCTTCCTTACCTCAAGACTTTGGTGTTCACCCCAGCTATCAGCATGAGTGGTGGAATTACTATGCAACAACTCAAGGCAATAACGGCAAAAACTATTTTATTCAGTGGAGCTTCTTTAGAATCGCGACGGATGAACGTAAGGACAGAGGATGGCAGAGCCCTCAACTCTATCTGTCACATATTGTAGTCAGTGACGGATCTCAAGCATGGAAAGAGCAACGTATTGCGAGGGGAGGGATTGGTCAAGCTGGAATGAAAAGCGCTCCTTTTCAGCTCTGGGTTGATAACTGGAAATGGCGTTCAATGGGTGCAACACCCTTCCCAGGTACATTGGAAGTGTCGACCGACTTGTTATCTGTTCACCTAATGTCGAAGACTTCAGGGCCTTTTGTCGTTAACGGAGATAAGGGTTTTCAAGTCAAACACAAGCTACAGTCCATTGCTTCTTTTAATTTTAGTGCACCATTCTTAAGCATAAAAGGTACGCTCAATCTCAATGGACAGTCAGTTAGGGTTGAGGGCGATGCTTGGGTAAATAAAGAGTGGGGAAGTGGTTTAATTGGTAATGAACAACAAGGATGGGATTGGTTTGCTTTCCACTTAGAGGATGGTCGCTCCCTTATGGTGAACCGTTATCGTTACCAAGGGAAAATGCCTTATCTTTCAGGAACTCTAGCAACGCGTTCTGGGGAGATAGTGTTCTTGGATGACAAAGAGCTGATGATTGATCCAATAAAGAATACTCAGATCTCCGAACAACGTCTTATGCCATTAGATTGGCATATTCGTATACCTAAATATAATATTAACTTAACGACACAAGTGATACGAAAAGAAATGTGGTTGCCGTTTTTGTTCCCATATTGGGAGGGACCTATTACTGCCACTGGCTCACAGCAGGCTCATGGATTTATGCAGCTTGTGGGTTATTAG
- the nhaA gene encoding Na+/H+ antiporter NhaA, with the protein MNDIVRDFFKMESAGGILLVIAAAIAMTIANSPLGETYQSILHTYVFGMSVSHWINDGLMAIFFLLIGLEVKRELLEGALKSKETAIFPAIAAVGGMLAPALIYVAFNSGDSEAMAGWAIPAATDIAFALGIMALLGKRVPISLKVFLLALAIIDDLGVVVIIALFYTGELSTSALTVGFIMTGLLYVLHTKKVTRLLPYMVVGAILWFAVLKSGVHATLAGVVIGFAIPLKGKEGQPSPLKHMEHALHPYVAFFILPLFAFANAGISLQGVSLSGLTSMLPLGIALGLLVGKPLGIFTFSWVAVKAGVAKLPKGVNFMHIFAVSVLCGIGFTMSIFISSLAFAGVSPEFDTYARLGILMGSTTAAILGYALLNGSLPKNAIEETAEAKKCS; encoded by the coding sequence ATGAATGATATCGTTCGTGATTTTTTCAAAATGGAATCGGCTGGTGGTATTCTACTTGTCATTGCAGCAGCCATTGCGATGACGATTGCTAACTCTCCACTGGGCGAAACGTATCAGTCTATTCTTCATACTTATGTTTTTGGTATGTCTGTGTCCCATTGGATTAACGACGGTCTAATGGCGATCTTCTTTCTTCTTATCGGCTTAGAGGTAAAGCGTGAGCTGCTGGAAGGCGCATTAAAGTCAAAAGAAACCGCCATTTTCCCAGCAATAGCTGCGGTTGGTGGTATGTTAGCCCCTGCACTGATTTATGTTGCATTTAACTCGGGTGACTCAGAAGCAATGGCAGGCTGGGCGATTCCTGCAGCTACTGATATTGCGTTTGCACTTGGGATCATGGCTTTGTTGGGTAAGCGAGTTCCAATCAGCTTGAAGGTTTTTCTCCTCGCATTGGCTATTATTGATGACCTTGGTGTCGTCGTTATTATTGCTTTATTTTATACAGGTGAACTGTCGACATCCGCTCTTACCGTTGGCTTTATCATGACTGGTCTGTTGTATGTTCTTCATACCAAAAAGGTGACGAGATTATTACCGTACATGGTTGTTGGTGCTATTCTCTGGTTTGCGGTTCTTAAATCAGGCGTTCATGCGACATTGGCTGGTGTTGTAATTGGTTTTGCAATACCACTAAAGGGAAAAGAAGGTCAACCTTCGCCTCTAAAACATATGGAGCATGCTTTACACCCATATGTAGCCTTCTTTATTCTACCTTTGTTTGCTTTTGCAAATGCAGGGATTTCCTTGCAAGGTGTCTCTTTGTCTGGCTTAACGTCAATGTTGCCATTGGGTATCGCACTGGGCTTGTTAGTTGGTAAACCTCTAGGGATATTCACATTCAGTTGGGTGGCAGTAAAAGCGGGAGTAGCAAAGTTACCTAAGGGCGTTAACTTTATGCACATTTTCGCTGTATCTGTGTTGTGTGGTATTGGTTTTACGATGTCGATTTTTATTTCCTCGTTGGCCTTCGCAGGAGTCAGCCCAGAATTTGATACTTACGCACGTTTGGGGATCCTAATGGGTTCAACGACTGCTGCGATACTGGGCTATGCCTTACTCAATGGGTCGCTACCTAAGAATGCGATAGAAGAAACAGCTGAAGCTAAAAAGTGTAGCTAA
- a CDS encoding TetR/AcrR family transcriptional regulator: MASKGMTKEKILDVAEGLFAENGFNDTSLRTITGKANVNLASVNYHFGDKKTLVRAVIDRYLEALMPNIESSLMELNARPHYSMQEVFEALRLPLKALNDVRPNGTILFMLLIGRSYTDLQGHLRWFIGTRYQNVFTLFVSSIKKANPELTEELLFWRLHFTLGACIFTMASSQALTELAESRFKQKVLVKWVIDSLIVFLSSGMSAK, translated from the coding sequence ATGGCTTCAAAAGGGATGACAAAAGAAAAAATCTTGGATGTTGCTGAAGGACTTTTTGCTGAAAATGGTTTTAATGACACGTCACTTCGTACAATTACAGGAAAGGCAAATGTCAACTTAGCCTCAGTGAATTATCATTTTGGAGATAAGAAAACACTCGTCAGAGCCGTTATAGATCGTTACTTGGAAGCTTTGATGCCAAACATTGAGAGCAGTTTAATGGAGCTCAATGCACGCCCACATTATTCTATGCAAGAAGTCTTTGAAGCATTGAGGCTCCCTTTAAAGGCGCTGAATGATGTTAGGCCGAACGGCACGATCTTATTTATGTTATTGATTGGAAGAAGTTATACCGATTTACAAGGACACCTGAGATGGTTCATAGGGACCCGGTATCAAAATGTTTTCACCCTGTTTGTCTCATCAATTAAAAAGGCCAATCCAGAGCTAACTGAAGAACTGTTATTTTGGCGATTGCATTTTACCTTGGGGGCATGCATTTTCACGATGGCTTCTAGCCAAGCGCTAACTGAGTTGGCAGAAAGTCGATTTAAACAAAAAGTGTTAGTGAAATGGGTAATCGATAGTCTCATTGTCTTTTTATCATCTGGAATGTCAGCGAAATAA